In one window of Dokdonia sp. PRO95 DNA:
- a CDS encoding aspartyl protease family protein: protein MKSGKTEQKDFFITTPFEFRAGLPVLEVQINGMKGNFLFDTGAPNIISLEFAKKLSLTTKAKGNVRDSGGNTSADQKYVSLSNVKIGSVNFLNTGAIVQDLSSSDVMECIKLDGIIGANLMKEAFWKIDYKNQTITLTDNISKLDISSDYEVLKFNPKISSTPLISLLVNGTEINNITFDTGSNGEITLPKKFYHQLKKEDVNLNSTFTKGSNTYGVSGIAKSDTTYYAKSKSLRIGDTSLNDKIIQFREYSNIVGTGFLKNFNIILDWRNNQIFLKKIEKYDYDSIEDFGFKPNLKDNKLLVGVIFNNSSSYGKLEIGDEILEINKTDFTKFSKFDFCELINNGNWEYEKSGKIKIKVKRDKEIFIYDIRKLEVLN, encoded by the coding sequence ATGAAATCTGGAAAAACTGAACAGAAAGATTTTTTTATAACAACTCCATTTGAATTTCGTGCAGGTTTACCAGTTCTAGAGGTGCAAATAAACGGAATGAAAGGAAATTTTTTATTTGACACAGGAGCTCCAAATATTATTTCATTAGAGTTTGCAAAAAAATTGAGCTTAACGACAAAAGCAAAAGGAAATGTTAGAGATTCAGGGGGGAATACGTCAGCAGACCAGAAATATGTTTCTCTTTCTAATGTTAAAATTGGTTCAGTTAATTTTCTAAATACTGGAGCAATAGTACAAGATTTGAGTTCTTCAGATGTAATGGAATGTATCAAACTTGATGGTATCATTGGTGCTAACCTTATGAAAGAAGCTTTTTGGAAAATTGATTATAAAAATCAAACAATTACTTTAACAGATAACATTTCAAAACTAGATATATCTAGTGATTATGAAGTATTAAAATTCAACCCAAAAATATCAAGTACTCCTTTGATTAGTTTATTAGTGAATGGTACTGAAATTAATAATATAACTTTTGATACTGGTTCAAATGGAGAAATAACTTTACCAAAAAAGTTTTATCACCAATTAAAGAAAGAGGATGTAAACCTAAATAGTACTTTCACAAAAGGTTCAAATACATATGGTGTAAGTGGTATCGCAAAATCTGATACAACTTATTATGCAAAAAGTAAAAGCTTAAGAATTGGAGATACATCTCTTAATGACAAAATCATCCAATTTAGGGAGTATTCAAATATTGTAGGAACAGGTTTTTTGAAGAATTTTAACATCATATTAGATTGGAGAAATAACCAGATATTCCTAAAAAAAATCGAAAAATATGATTACGATTCTATTGAAGATTTTGGATTTAAGCCAAATTTAAAAGACAATAAATTACTTGTTGGAGTCATATTTAACAATTCTAGTTCTTATGGAAAATTAGAAATTGGAGACGAAATATTAGAAATAAATAAAACTGATTTCACAAAATTTTCAAAATTCGATTTTTGTGAATTGATAAATAATGGAAATTGGGAATATGAAAAAAGCGGAAAAATAAAAATTAAGGTTAAAAGAGATAAGGAAATTTTCATTTACGACATCAGGAAATTAGAGGTACTAAACTAA